ATCGGGATATTCttaagttatgctttcggtgaattattgatgatttattgaagtaatatcgagtttctttccggaagcaattatttgaaagaggttgattccagtttattgaggaggtaaataagttagcacatgcatgcattacctggtcggcagtccGCTCCAGGTaggtctggtcggcagtcccctccaaaATATTTCGGTTGGCAATTCCCTCCGATGCTTCATCTAGTCGGCAGTCtcctccagatgacatgaggtagttagtcggcagtcccctctagctaactacctatggttagtcggcagtcccctctaaccatcacctcctcgttaagtcggcagtccccttcgATGCGTCACTGGTCGACAGtcccctccaggtggcatgagatgactaatcGGCAGTCCCCTTTAGTCATCGTCTTTTTTGGAGATatgatttgagattttaaagagatttcaagatgttcgACATTACATAATTGAGATTTcaataaagatgatgattaagagtgtttctaAGATTtttttactgcatgcgaggttttagcgAAAAACTTGGGAAATCATTAAGTTTCACTtgttcattcgaaattacttatttttcgtccactcactctaacgattttcaaatttttttcccctgggcctttcggtttcaaatgcctagtttgcaggccaatttagcttgaggtcgagcgtacatggggttgaggcatagctgtcatagcttccgcattataaaagtatcggtcctttatcttgtattctatcttcttgtacgcctgtgcattagattgctctgataacccatgagattaatattcttaagttcagaattgttttgtgaagtggtagatgttgtgatttagggaacatggtggctccagaagattaagggtggattattttagaagtgtaaatgtctttctacaggttttgggtagtccacttttagaaagagttccgccaaatttttgatagaatttcttctaaagtgggccccgcagggccactttggatttcaaggtgaaatccggggcgagTCCTGTCAACGTACTCCTCACTTATCATTTTTGACTAGATTTGTGCCGAATGTGACCTTAGGTACCACTTGAAAGGAACTCAAAGAGTTCATGTACTTgttgtgacaaaaaaaaaaagttcaggtactatacATCGTTAAGATAGGGGTATATTTTAAGtactatttctgattttcacctTAAATTTTTGGATTATTGAATagaatatttttcttctaaaatAAATTCTATGAGTttatttaaatattaaaaactaTAAGTAAATACAATATATAACTGTATTTAAAAATATTAACTAGTATTGGGTGGGGATGAGAATGAGAGTGAAGATCACAATATCATCTCTGTATCATCCACGATTTGACAAATGGAATGAGGATCCTTTGTCCCTGTTACTCAATGTGCCTCAAATCTTTTTCATTAAAATCCTAATGAAATAAGAATTTCTATTGTAATACTTTATATACTCACCTAGAAATAAAGATTTCGATTCTAATTCTAATATTATGTACATGTGTCGGCCCAAGCCCGACCCTGCCCGACCACTTTGTATACAGTGAAGGCTAGGGCTGCTGATCACATAGAGACGCTGGCAGTAGCAGGAcattggccaaaaaaaaaaaaaaaactagggctTACCCAGCGAACTCTATGGCAAGGAAAGATGAACTCGAGAAGCGGCGGCAGCGGAACCAACTGGTTCCCTCGGCTTGCGGTGGCTGTGTGCTTAAACGTCCTCCTTTTGACGACGAGTACTACTACCAGTCGCTAGATACTGGTTCCCTCAAAAACGATATTATCATTGAGATACTGAAAAGGCTACCAGCCAAGTCTTTATTGCGATTTCGTGCTGTATGCAAgtcatggtgtgctttcatctCTAATTCTTCTCATTTTAGTAGGAAGCATCTAAGTCACGCAGTCACCGATAGCAGCAGCTTCCGGGTCCTTTATTCATTGATGCCTCCCCTCTCCGTAGACTGCGAAGCTTTATTGAAGAAAGATGGTCCTGTTCAAGGCAGAAAGCTTAAACTACCCAACCGTTACAAACAGCACCGGCGAACGACTGGCAGTTTAAAACGTGAGGTTGCGAATATTGTTGTGGGTTCTTGCAATGGCTTGATATGTCTTCTATTAAAATGGGGCTACGTTGTCTTATGGAACCCTTGTACTAGAAAAGTCAACAAATTACCAAAGCAAACTCATGTTAAGACACATCAAACGTTTTACGGTTTCGGCTACGATTCCTGCACTGAAAGGTACAAGATCATTCTGGGGGACATGCCCTCGATGCCTAAAACATTAGCCCATACGGCAATTTTTACAACATCATGGAGGAATTTTGATGACGTTCAAATTCATAACGAAATATATGGTCGTGGATGCTTACTAAACGGAGCTCTACATTGGATAGAGAGTGCCCAATGGGATGCCATCGAGGATGACCATAGTGGCCCATCAAGATTGAGTATCATCTCTTTTGATTTGGCAGAGGAGAAATTTCAGAAGCTGGTGTCGTTACCCTCTCTTGTAACTCAAGATACGAGCGCAAAAGTTTGGACTTCTAGAGATTCTATCTTTGTATGCTTTTGGAATGGTACAGTCCGTACAGAGACAAAATTGACAATATGGGAGATGAAGGAATATGGGATTGAGGATTCCTGGACCAATGTTGGGCATATTTCATTCAACAGTCATCCCGAGTGTTATTGGCCGCTGAAATTTTTTGAGGATGGTAACTTTTTGATGACTATATGCGGGGGCTTGCTAGTATATGATCCGGAGAAGAAGACAATCAGATCTAACAGTGATTTGCCCATCTTGTACATGGAGACTTTAGTTTCACCATTCACCAGCTGATCGAAAGTGAGATAGTACAGCTAACTAGCTACAAGTTTGTGGGTCTTTCATTGTAATTTTGTTAATTCTCTCTGAAATAGTACAAGGTTTACTCATTCTCAAGTTATGTTCATATGTAGTAATAAAACTATCAGAGTTCTGTAGCATATTAATTTTTCTGAATGATCATGTATATTTAGTAGTTTGAATTATTAAAAGTATCTGTTGCGCATTCATCTAGATCACATACAAAATAGGAAGTTGGGATTTTTATTACGGACATTTGATATAATATTATGAAAGACAGATTCTATCCAGAgcagagctccgctttgaaaattaacgtgtgaagttcgagttttaggtcacttttcggtcgcatatccacatctcgaccattcattttttaggtactagtgtatagattgtCTCTGCAAATTATCAGCCAAAacgatgatcgttaaggcattgataactactTTAAAGCTTGTACGGTTTaagttgacagattcagtccgtccattggtttaagcgagttagataccttaatgatcatcaatttggctgaaaatttgcaaagattatctatacagtagtacctaaaaactgaacggttgagatgtggatatgcgaccaaaaagtgaccgaAAACTCGAATTTCACACGTTAAtctcaaagcggagctccgctctggaaaAATCTGTTATGAAAGATATCTGAAGATAGATACATGTGAAGTTGGGTAAGATACTAGATATTAAGAGAGATattagggatgacaaaaatccccagcgggacggagctccattggatacccgcccctaatagggggagaattcggggacaaatggggaatggggatggggatccccaatccgcgctatctaagattggggatggggtggggatggtattgtgatccctatccccaaacccgccccaatatattatattatattttatttttataatataaataataaatatatacatttactactttactttaatggtgttttgacttttgtactcactaaattatgatttatgaatttaatcatgttttaaatttatttgttgtagattttgatttaaaaaaaaggcaatatgagaaaaaaatattttatttattaaattcttgttggggatttggggtgggtttggaggcttagtccccagtggggatggggacgggaaatcctcaatatatttttattggggattggggcggggatgggggtagagaatgaccccggggatggggatcgtattgtgatccccatcctcaacccgccccattgccatccttAAGAGATATATACATTAACTTTTTCAATTACAACTCCCATCGAATCAGGCGTAATGCATGCTTAAGCTTGCCAGGTTTGTTAAGTTTTTGAGACAGAACTTTCCTTCAAATCCTATAATGGGACTAAAACTTCTTTCCACTCCTAAAGTGCTAAGCTGCATCGTTTTTAAGTGGTTTAAAACCACAAGACAATTTTTGTCTGAAAAAGTTTATGCGCTCCAAAATTCCCCCTTCCGCATCtagtttcctttcttctttcagaTTCTATTCTTTGTTGGAGTTTTGCTACTTTCAATGTTTCTCCTCTGTTGCCTTCAGCCACTTTTTGTATAGTAAGCTGGGTTTGCCCGCTAGCGTACTTGGGTCAGAATTTGTTGGTGCAACATTGGATTGCTTACCCTTTGGGCGGCTGTCCTTTTGATCCATTTGTGGATTTGTTTCTTTGTCTTCTTGCTATGGATTTTATGGTTCTTCCTTTGGCTGTGGAAGATTTCTCCGATGCGGAGATGATTGAGGTTTACTACTCCCTCTTGTGTGTCTGGACTTGGGATCTTTGGGCGCTCTCTATTGGGATTATCGTCGTCTCCTCCCAAGCTCTCCAAATCTGGTTAGATATATATTGTTCATGCAAAGTGGTGCAAATTTTGTCCGTGCTGGTGCTATCCTTGTGGCAGCGTCCGTTGCTTGGCTAGATTGGGGTTTTGTTGCATTGGCCTCGCCTGGTTTGAGTAATTATTGTCGTTGTTGTTATTTCCTTGTTTATATTGTTGCAGTGCCTGGGTTTGGTCCATTAATTAACCATCCTCTTCTGTTGCTTTGTTCTATTTTGTTTCTGTATGTTTGCTGTTCCAACCCAATTATTGGGTTCTCTaacttttcttcatttcaatgTTAGCTGTTTGCTGTATatggcaaaaaagaaaaacaacaatAGTAAAttcaagagaaaaattcagtcaccgtccccaaactatgctgccaaggccaatttgatacccgaactctcaaaagtatcaatgtgatacccaaacacgtattttggcatcaacgtgatacttccgtaaAAAATCTCTAACCGCTCCGTTTGTCTGCTGACGTagcaagcacgtgggtcccaaaaaaaggttaaatgaccaatttacccttttcttttgttaattaatttttttttcattattactGCCGAAGCCGGCGACCCCGATCGATCCAGTTTTCTATTTTCCAGACTTTCAATAACATTTGCTCGGCCTCATTCATATAGGTACCACACTTCTCCTCTTCTTGTCCACGAATCCTTACCAACTCCAGCTCTGCAGCAGTAGAACATCTCACAAGAACTTGACTACTCTCTGCAACTACAAGTGGCTTCAGAAACTTAATCGGAGACTCGTTGGAAATCCTAAAGCTATAAAGCATGTTCCACGAGTCATTGTCTCCATACCTTTCCATGACCCAAAAATCAACAGAACCAGAAGCAACAAGACTTCCATAACGCTATAGACACAGACACCCTTCACTACAAAAAACCGCAACACTGAAATTCACACTGTCATCTCCTTCAACCTTAGGAAACGGAAGCCGCAGTCTCCGAAACTCCTCCATCTCCAAATCAAAGACAACAATAGGATCCTCCTCGTCATCAAACTTGAGATTGTAGTCTTCAATTACCCAATGCAACTTCTCGTTTACAATAACGCCTTGACACCTCAATCACCCAATCCGGACGTCAACACACTCCAATCCGGCGAGCACCAATCTCAgattgcaaaaagaaaaaaataacaacaaCGACAACACCAACTCCTCAAATCCCCCAGCGTAGCATCAGCGCAGAACAACACCTCTTGCCCAGCGTTCGTCAACATCATTGTCGACGGGGATGCTCGGACTTTATCTGGATTCACTTCTTTCCAGCGACCTAGCATTTTGTTTCTCCCCTTGCTTAATTACCTTTCACATCGAGCAATACATAATTGTGGCTGCAAATCTATGCTCGAACTTGAACACGTTCTTTCGCCGGTCTTCTTTTTGGGAGAAATTACATCGTTCACCGGAAGTTGGAGCCCATTGCAGGAGTCCAATAGCAAGACGTCGCAGTCCGGTCGGGTTAAAGGGGAGGCGAACTTTACGGCGAAGTACGGTCTCCGAAGGAAGACCATAAGCTGCCATCCAAGCCTGGCCCGTCCCCACCACTGCCATCGCTGCCGGACCGCCAAGTGTTATGCCCCGCTGTTATCTCCAGACCACCGTCGAACCGCCATCGCAGCGCCATGGGTAAGCGTTACATCTGCCAAACAACACCCTTCCCAGATCGAATGCAAGGAACCCCACCTAGATCGGTTTCGATGGAGATTGAAAGGAGGAGTGTGCGGGTTACGGTTTGGTTCATATGGGCCGATTTGAAGTGAGATTGAGCGAATTTAGAGGTCATCTCGTCGGAGGATGAAGTCTGACATTgaattgcctccctctctctctcaggtGATTTGGGGAAAATGGGAGTCGAGGATCGTCCGAGCGTGTAGTGCAGAtccagtttttttttatttttttttaattagttagtAGTGAAAGACCATTCTACCCTTGATAAAAATATCAAATGGGACCCACGtgtttgccacgtcagcagacaAACGGAGCCGTTAGagatttttgacggaagtatcacgttgatgccaaaatacgtgtttgggtatcacattgatactttttagagtttgggtatcaaattggccttggcagcatagtttggggacggtgactgaatttttctctaaattcaATCAGTGATTAAAATGAGTTTTAAGTCCATACCCATCAGAAACTCTAGTCCATCACTCATAAATAATTGTCTTAAGGTTGTCATTGTGGCGTGAATACATCATGACATCATCACTGCTTCCTTGAGTTCTTTCTAGTTTTCTCTTATTGAGAAATTATTGAGCTAAAATTCATGTGCGATTCTTCATCacctatttttatttattttttgaagaaTTATCTAATGCCCAAACTTTCTTAGCCTGTTTGTTGGTAGTTTGTGTACAAGTCCCTGATCTGATAGCAACAAAGGTAAGGAGATACCCTGCCCACTAGATTATAACTAGCTAGTAGATGAGTTGAGATTTATgtgtttttttaaaattttttttagtGGTTTTGGTTTATTTACCCATTTTGAGAAATTTACTTCGTTAACATATCGCAAATGATATATGATGATTTAGGTACGGCAAATAATATGACAAATTAAGCGAATGATATATAACTTTTCCAAAGATTTTGATATCAAGAGTTTCAACGTAAGTCATACCACAATCTTCTATTGGGACTGAAACAAGTCTAGTtttaaatagagaaaaattcagtcactgtccccaaactatgctgccaaggccaatttaaTACCTGAACTCtcaaagtatcaatgtgatacccaaacacgtattttggcatcaacgtgatacttccgtcaaaaatctCTAACGGCTCCGTTtgtctgctgacgtggcaagcacgtgggtcccaaaaaaaggttaaatgacaaatttactcttttcttttgttaattaattttttttttcattattactGCCAAAGCCGGCGACCCCGATCATTCCAGTTTTCTATTTTCCAGACTTTCAATAACATTTGCTCAGCCTCATTCATATAGGTACCACGCTTCTCCTCTTCTTGTTCATGAATCCTTACCAACTCCAGCTCTGCAGTAGAACATCTCACAACAACTTGACTACTCCCTGCAACTACAAGTGGCTTCAGAAACTTAATCGGAGACTCGTTGGAAATCCTAAAGCTATAAAGCATGTTCCACGAGTCATTGTCTCCATACCTTTCCATGACCCAAAAATCAACAGAACCAGAAGCAACAAGACTTCCATAACGCTATAGACACAGACACCCTTCACTACAAAAAACCGCAACACTGAAATTCACACTGTCATCTCCTTCAACCTTAGGAAACGGAAGCCGCAGTCTCCGAAACTCCTCCATCTCCAAATCAAAGACAACAATAGGATCCTCCTCGTCatctgtacatacctccaataatatggagtatttactacatcaccaagcataagtaacacctactttgggacatccacaaggcatggcaaggcccaaccgagacatgcatcgtgtagccctatgttcaggctacgcggcggtatccggaagtcgcaaatccgccaccgggaagccacctttccgcccttgccaagatgcccccataacatagctttctacatgttaaatagactagaatagtaactttgcttgtcccacatcgaagaacaagtaaatgagaagcattccttcatctataaaaggaatgcctcctcccacaactcaagacattcattacaacacactttgtgatcatgttaggccgcaaggctcaacacacatagttaaacattcaagtggacgtagtctcccgctcatgcggaggcgaaccactatacttcgcttgtgtcgttctctctctctctctctctttacttatcgttaattagatccccacggatccaagcattaacattggcgccgtctgtgggaagccaacacaatgGCTTCGTCACGTACCATGAACTTCGGTAAACATCAAGTTAGAgcttggtcaacgcccggcggagtcggtcaacacccggcggagtcggtcaacgcccagcggagCAGGTCAACGCACATCAAGgcttggtcaacgctgaccatattggtcaacgcccaactcaactcaaaaaaaaaaaaaaaaaaaaaaaaaaaaaaaaaaagagtggcgGCAAatttgctctggacacccagaaagcTTTTCTGGGCACCCATCCAGTTCTTAAATTTCCCGCCAGACAATTGCTCCGCCAGCTCTCCTTCTTCGCTGCATCCTCTGCTCCGCCAGTCAAGCACCCAGCCCCTGCAGCTCCGCTAGCTTACCCCTGCTAGTCTCCCTCTGCAGCTCTGCATATCTGCATATCACCGCCGGACATGGCTTCTTCCGCCCAATTCACCACCGGCAAGGCTCCACCGCCACACTTCTTCAGCGGCCCTTCTCCCTGGCAGCTACTTCCTGGCCAAACCACCTCCGCCAGCTCCAGGCTCCGCCGCGCTCGGATCCTCCGCCGAGATCGGATCCTTCGCCAGCTCCGAGTTCCGCCGAACTCCGTCAGCGACAGAGCCCATTCCCCGCTGCACTCAGGCCTGCTGCGAATACCCGCTGAGCTCCGGGTTCCGCCCACCTCGACGTTCCGCCCACCTGCGCTACCTCCGCTGGCAACACCTCAAGTCCGGCGACGCTCCGCGGCGACTCCGGTCATGGTAGCATCACCTTCACCCTTCTACATCCAGCAGCGCCGCCGAACCTTGAGCTTGCAGTTCCACCTCCACCAATCTTCATAAGCGGAACACCACCGCTAGCCATGCCCAGCGGTCAGCAACCAGCAACCTCCGCTCCGCCAACCGGCAGTCACCGCTAGGCAACCTCCATTGCACGACCCAATCATCAGCGGCAAAGTTTTCTCCGCCAGCCCCCTCCAGCGGCTAAACCTCCGCCGAGCTTCATGTGGGGACCAAACACCGCCAGACTGCTCCGAGGACAACCTGCTAGCCAGCTCCGCCAGTCACCAAggctccgctccgccgagcACAACCGCTAAGCAAAAGCTTCGCTCCGCCGAACTTAACCGCTGAACTGTACACCGCTGGCTAGGAGCTCTCCgcccacctccggccaccaccgCCCAACATCCTCCTCGGAGCCACCACCGCCCAACGGAAAATAAACCGCCTGAGATCCTCCGCTGAACTCCATTATTACCGCTGAGTTCCAAAACACTGCCGGCCACCGCCGACGAAACCTCTGCTGCTTGGAGAGCCGCTGACGAGAACTCCATTGCCCGGAGCTCTCACCTCACTCACCGCCCACTCTTCGGCGATCACTGCACTTCCATTTGATCAAAATGGAGCTTGTGGTCCTCTCAGTTGCATCTCCCGCCCAAAGATAAGTCTCTTTGACATGGACTGATTTCTTATGCATTTATAAACGTAAATCATTGCAAGCTGCACGTGGCCATATGTTGACTATTATCATATACCTTGAGTACTTAAACATGCGTGCACCCCCACAAGCATGCAGCTCACCTAGACATGCATACGTACATAGCTTACACATATGTTTGGTGCATGTCCGCTAGCCACGTTATTTGTTTAAGTACATGCAGCCACATATATGTTTAATTACTTGCACATGGCTTACACGTGTAATTTCTTGCTGCCTTATGGTGTCTATAGCCACATCTACTTCTCATACATATAACTTCATGAATTCTACAATCTCAAGTACATAGTCCATAATATATGTCTGTACCCCCACCGCCCAAGTATGGGACACATCAATTTGTCAACGAACAAGCATGCAAATCTGAACTTATACCATCAAAATTATTATGCAGCTTTAAATACGTTTGTGAGGTGTCATTGAAATCTCATGCTTATTACTATACATTTTGGGTGTGGATACGAGTACACCGCTGCATATTATGCATGTCAAATGGTCGTCACACTTGTGCCATATGATTACTACATTTGCATATAAATGATCCATTTTCACCCTCACCACCATACTTCAACGGTCATCGGACATAGTGAGAGTTTGTATATTTCCAGCAAATTCAACATTCAAGATAGATATGTATATATGCAAGTTATTTTCAACCACTACATTTGCTTTTACACTTTGATTACTgttttatcaaagtacatatgcaaattattgatgttgattttacaaatctacatactaatcatctattttgtggcaaggaaattcaactatttctattgagcattcaacctcaactacgagttgacatacattatcggagtactttatccgccacaagcaatgaacctcaaatcggcataagataagtgccttcctcttatctttacgctcttgcaatttgagctaccgccgatgccatgactatacatgtctctataaacattaagcatgcctacaacatgttattagcaactttactacaagtacatgctacacacatacatgcttaaattcaattacttgtgacatgcatctagaagcttgtgacacttatgacttaattaaacatgctcggataaacgacttgttCGGGTttcgactcgcttgggtatcgagtatggccacgacttgcgcttgggccacgcctcgcatgctcgcacaacgcctacacactcaactacacccaacttgctcgaacaacccaacttgctcgatcatgtccaacatgctttacttaagccccaagttcacaaacgcttcatacgatgtcaccgggactactcccacaattttatatggacacccattgcacttgccactatctattgtgcgtgttatatggccataagatccacatatacaactaccaatattttacatgttcatacacattaatggaatattgaattcttctaccatttgttgttcccttcaaatcgaattctttttcgcattccattaatacggacggtaaccaatacaacaagcattctacatatgcgtgttttttgtctcattgtgcaggattaaacgagtcccttcttgcttacggagctcggggacttgtaggggctccgtaccgcccggttacttatgcttaatgacttcatgatttgaactccccaaccaagaagctactcttactcggggacttcggggacttgtacatacctccaataatatggagtatttactacatcaccaagcataagtaacacctactttgggacatccacaaggcatggcaaggcccaaccgagacatgcatcgtgtagccctatgttcaggctacgcggcggtatccggaagtcgcaaatccgccaccgggaagccacctttccgcccttgccaagatgcccccataacatagctttctacatgttaaatagactagaatagtaactttgcttgtcccacatcgaagaacaagtaaatgagaagcattccttcatctataaaaggaatgcctcctcccacaactcaagacattcattacaacacactttgtgatcatgttaggccgcaaggctcaacacacatagttaaacattcaagtggacgtagtctcccgctcatgcggaggcgaaccactatacttcgcttgtgtcgttctctctctctctctctctttacttatcgttaattagatccccacggatccaagcattaacatcaTCAAACTTGAGATTGTAGTCTTCAATTACCCAATGCAACTTCTCGTTTACAATAACGCCTTGACACCTCAATCACCCAATCCGGACGTCAACACACTCCAATCCGGCGAGCACCAATCTCAgattgcaaaaagaaaaaaataacaacaaCGACAACACCAACTCCTCAAATCCCCCAGCGTAGCATCAGCGCAGAACAACACCTCTTGCCCAGCGTTCGTCAACATCATTGTCGACGGGGATGCTCGGACTTTATCTGGATTCACTTCTTTCCAGCGACCTAGCATTTTGTTTCTCCCCTTGCTTAATTACCTTTCACATCGAGCAATACATAATTGTGGCTGCAAATCTATGCTCGAACTTGAACACGTTCTTTCGCTGGTCTTCTTTTTGGGAGAAACATCGTTCACTGGAAGTTGGAGCCCAATAGCACGACGTCGCAGTCCAGTCGGGTTAAAGGGGAGGCGAGCTTTACGGCGAAGTACGGTCTTCGAAGGAAGACCATAAGCTGCCATCCAAGCCTGGCCCGTCCCCACCACTGCCATCTCCGCAGGACCGCGAAGTGTTCTGCCCCGCCGGTATCTCTAGACCGCCGTCGAACCACCATCGCCGCACCATGGGTAAGTGTTACATCTGCCAAACAACACCCTTCCTAGATCGAATTGAAGGAACCCCACCTAGATCGGTTTCAATGGAGATTGAAAAGAGGAGTGTGCGGGTTACGGTTTGGTTCATATGGGCCGATTCGAAGTGGGATTGAGCGAATTTAGAGGTCATCTCGTCGGAGGATGAAGTCTGACATTgaattgcctccctctctctctcaggtGATTTG
Above is a genomic segment from Rosa chinensis cultivar Old Blush chromosome 3, RchiOBHm-V2, whole genome shotgun sequence containing:
- the LOC112194286 gene encoding uncharacterized protein LOC112194286, which produces MALRWRFDGGLEITAGHNTWRSGSDGSGGDGPGLDGSLWSSFGDHYNLKFDDEEDPIVVFDLEMEEFRRLRLPFPKVEGDDSRYGSLVASGSVDFWVMERYGDNDSWNMLYSFRISNESPIKFLKPLVVAESSQVLVRCSTAAELELVRIRGQEEEKCGTYMNEAEQMLLKVWKIENWIDRGRRLRQ
- the LOC112194285 gene encoding F-box/kelch-repeat protein At3g23880, with translation MARKDELEKRRQRNQLVPSACGGCVLKRPPFDDEYYYQSLDTGSLKNDIIIEILKRLPAKSLLRFRAVCKSWCAFISNSSHFSRKHLSHAVTDSSSFRVLYSLMPPLSVDCEALLKKDGPVQGRKLKLPNRYKQHRRTTGSLKREVANIVVGSCNGLICLLLKWGYVVLWNPCTRKVNKLPKQTHVKTHQTFYGFGYDSCTERYKIILGDMPSMPKTLAHTAIFTTSWRNFDDVQIHNEIYGRGCLLNGALHWIESAQWDAIEDDHSGPSRLSIISFDLAEEKFQKLVSLPSLVTQDTSAKVWTSRDSIFVCFWNGTVRTETKLTIWEMKEYGIEDSWTNVGHISFNSHPECYWPLKFFEDGNFLMTICGGLLVYDPEKKTIRSNSDLPILYMETLVSPFTS